From Quercus lobata isolate SW786 chromosome 1, ValleyOak3.0 Primary Assembly, whole genome shotgun sequence, one genomic window encodes:
- the LOC115994974 gene encoding rust resistance kinase Lr10-like encodes MSCGDYNIYYTHSNEASQSFPSGCSTIQLPVQEHSHEAELNMTAEYDLEVRVSDACSRCYRRGGLCELDKKGEFNCTVTEEAFQKVNPNTSADTFLFHAMIHSSTAMVLARIKSLKVIAIATSFAGIGVLMFIINCFWRKLSSIKDIWKKKNLAHQNVEAFLRNRGPLVIRRYSYSDVKTITKSFNDKLGQGGYGSVYKGKLQDGCFVAVKVLNNSKGNGEEFINEVASISRTSHVNIVTLKGFCFEGSKRALIYELMPNGSLEKFIYKGNPSSSNHQLGWETLYKIAIGIARGLEYLHRGCNTQILHFDIKPHNILLDENFCPKISDFGLAKICPREKSIISMVGARGTIGYIAPEVFCRNFGGISHKSDVYSYGMMVLEMTGSRKNIDVTVDLTSGIYFPHWIYKHLELNEELGLLGLLNEGDEDNARKMIIVSLWCIQFDPSDRPSMSRVVEMLEGSLESLQIPPKPYLSTPLRSPIGSSTVMVSMQYDSMH; translated from the exons atgagCTGCGGAGACTATAATATCTACTATACTCATTCAAACGAGGCTTCTCAGAGTTTTCCTTCTGGATGTTCAACTATTCAGCTCCCAGTACAAGAGCATTCACATGAAGCTGAACTGAATATGACTGCTGAGTATGACCTTGAAGTCCGTGTATCTGATGCTTGTAGCAGATGTTATAGGAGAGGAGGTCTATGTGAGCTTGACAAGAAAGGAGAATTTAATTGTACCGTTACAGAGGAAGCCTTTCAGAAAG TAAATCCTAATACAAGTGCTGATACTTTTCTGTTCCATGCCATGATCCACTCCTCCACAGCAATGGTTTTAGCTA GGATTAAGAGTTTGAAAGTGATTGCTATAG CCACTTCGTTTGCTGGAATTGGAGTTTTGATGTTTATAATCAACTGCTTCTGGAGAAAGCTCTCATCAATTAAAGATatttggaagaagaaaaatctaGCTCATCAGAATGTCGAGGCCTTTCTAAGGAATCGTGGACCTCTTGTTATTAGAAGATACAGTTATTCAGATGTAAAGACAATAACCAAGTCCTTTAATGATAAATTAGGCCAAGGGGGCTATGGTAGTGTTTATAAGGGGAAGTTACAAGATGGATGTTTTGTGGCAGTGAAGGTTTTGAATAATTCTAAAGGTAATGGAGAGGAATTCATTAACGAAGTTGCAAGCATTAGTAGGACCTCCCATGTTAACATTGTCACTCTTAAGGGCTTTTGCTTTGAGGGATCTAAAAGAGCTCTTATCTATGAGCTTATGCCTAATGGATCTCTtgagaaattcatatataaagGAAATCCTTCAAGTTCTAATCATCAATTGGGGTGGGAAACATTATACAAGATTGCCATTGGCATTGCACGAGGCTTAGAGTACTTGCATAGAGGGTGCAAcacacaaattttgcattttgacaTAAAGCCTCACAACAttcttttggatgaaaactTTTGCCCAAAAATTTCTGATTTTGGCCTTGCAAAGATATGCCCTAGAGAAAAGAGTATTATATCAATGGTTGGTGCAAGAGGGACGATTGGGTATATAGCTCCCGAGgtattttgtagaaattttggAGGAATTTCTCACAAGTCAGATGTCTATAGTTATGGAATGATGGTTTTAGAAATGACAGGAAGTCGAAAGAATATTGATGTTACTGTTGATTTAACTAGTGGGATATATTTTCCACATTGGATTTACAAGCATCTTGAACTAAATGAAGAATTAGGACTGCTAGGCCTTTTAAATGAAGGAGATGAAGACAATGCAAGGAAGATGATAATAGTGAGTTTGTGGTGCATACAATTTGATCCATCAGATAGACCATCAATGAGTAGAGTGGTGGAAATGTTGGAAGGGAGTCTCGAATCTTTGCAAATCCCCCCCAAACCTTACTTGTCTACTCCCTTAAGATCACCGATAGGTTCTTCCACTGTAATGGTGTCAATGCAATATGATTCTATGCACTAA